The Daucus carota subsp. sativus chromosome 2, DH1 v3.0, whole genome shotgun sequence genome includes a window with the following:
- the LOC108209072 gene encoding argininosuccinate synthase, chloroplastic → MAQLQALSSCSSLKLLASQPRRELSCRGDKKLSLFQELGGKVSEFRGNVNVSGSTTKTHTLSCNRQSIQAVLTSDKETETKPLRGKLNKVVLAYSGGLDTSVIVPWLRENYGCEVVCFTADVGQGIKELEGLEAKAKASGACQLVVKDLQEEFVRDYVFPCLRAGAVYERKYLLGTSMARPVIAKAMVDVAREVGADAVSHGCTGKGNDQVRFELTFFALNPELSVVAPWREWDIQGREDAIEYAKKHNVPVPVTKKSIYSRDRNLWHLSHEGDILEDPANEPKKDMYMMSVDPEDAPNQPEYIKIGIVSGLPVSLNGEDLSPASLLSKLNDIGGKHGIGRIDMVENRLVGMKSRGVYETPGGTILSAAVRELESLTLDRESMQFKDMAALKYAELVYAGRWFDPLRESLDKFMEEITATTTGSVTLKLYKGSVSVTGRTSPYSLYREDISSFESGNIYDQADAAGFIKLYGLPMKVRAMLEKGI, encoded by the exons ATGGCTCAGTTACAAGCCCTGTCGTCTTGTTCATCTCTCAAGCTTCTTGCCTCTCAACCCAGACGAG AATTGTCCTGTCGTGGTGACAAGAAGCTATCTTTGTTCCAAGAG TTGGGCGGAAAAGTGAGTGAGTTTCGGGGGAATGTTAATGTTTCCGGCAGCACTACCAAAACTCATACTCTCTCGTGCAACCGGCAAA GCATTCAAGCTGTTTTGACTAGTGATAAAGAGACAGAGACAAAACCACTGCGTGGAAAATTGAATAAAGTGGTTCTTGCATATAGTGGTGGCCTTGATACTTCAGTTATTGTGCCTTGGTTAAG GGAAAATTATGGTTGTGAGGTCGTTTGCTTTACTGCAGATGTCGGACAA GGCATCAAGGAACTGGAAGGTTTGGAAGCAAAGGCCAAGGCGAGTGGGGCTTGTCAGTTAGTGGTAAAGGATTTGCAAGAAGAATTTGTGAGAGATTATGTATTTCCCTGCTTGCGTGCTGGTGCAGTCTATGAACGGAAGTACTTGTTAGGAACTTCGATGGCTCGTCCAGTAATTGCCAAG GCTATGGTTGATGTGGCCCGAGAGGTTGGAGCTGATGCTGTTTCTCATGGATGCACAGGAAAGGGAAATGATCAG GTGCGTTTTGAGCTCACTTTCTTTGCTCTAAATCCTGAACTCAGTGTTGTGGCTCCTTGGAGGGAATGGGACATACAAGGCAGAGAAGATGCTATAGAATATGCAAAGAAACACAATGTGCCTGTCCCAGTGACAAAGAAATCCATTTACAGCAGAGACAGGAACCTGTGGCATCTCAGTCATGAG GGAGACATTTTGGAAGATCCAGCGAATGAGCCAAAGAAGGACATGTACATGATGAGTGTTGATCCAGAAGATGCGCCCAATCAACCTGA atatataaaaattggtATCGTTTCGGGACTCCCTGTCTCACTTAATGGAGAAGATCTTTCCCCTGCATCTTTGCTTTCCAAGTTGAATGACATAGGAGGGAAACATGGAATTGGTCGTATAGACATGGTTGAAAATAGGCTTGTTGGTATGAAAAGTCGTGGAGTTTATGAGACGCCAGGCGGAACCATTCTCTCTGCTGCTGTTCGAGAACTTGAGTCTCTAACACTCGATCGTGAATCAATGCAATTCAAAGACATGGCTGCACTCAAATATGCTGAGCTAGTGTATGCTGGGAGATGGTTCGACCCTCTCCGTGAGTCTCTGGATAAGTTTATGGAGGAGATTACAGCAACAACCACCGGATCAGTGACGCTTAAGTTGTACAAAGGATCAGTAAGTGTAACAGGCCGGACAAGTCCATACAGTCTTTACAGGGAAGACATTTCGTCGTTTGAGAGTGGGAATATCTATGATCAGGCTGATGCTGCTGGTTTCATAAAACTTTATGGCCTGCCAATGAAGGTCCGCGCCATGCTTGAGAAGGGTATTTAA
- the LOC108209073 gene encoding ubiquitin C-terminal hydrolase 13-like isoform X1: MSNAQEDSTSQCPATFSRFCLKCVNLLKSYTRLCLSTLVWQRKEMEDAYLRLKRIPQDHDTCSPLKIWSKQAQNFGEPFSLVICEGETLAGVKMRIQKKLQVSDEEFLKWKFALLSLGRPDYLLDSDVVSSRFQRRDVYGAWKQYFGLEQPNNTPKELCCKL; this comes from the exons ATGTCAAAT GCTCAAGAGGATTCCACAAGCCAATGTCCTGCTACATTTAGTAGATTTTG TTTGAAATGTGTGAATTTGTTGAAATCATACACCAG GTTATGTTTGTCGACTTTGGTCTGGCAAAGGAAAGAAATGGAGGATGCCTATCTAAG GCTGAAGAGGATTCCACAAGATCATGACACCTGTTCACCTCTGAAGATATGGTCCAAG CAGGCACAAAACTTCGGGGAACCATTTTCCTTGGTTATCTGTGAAGGTGAAACTTTAGCAGGCGTTAAAATGCGTATTCAAAAGAAATTGCAGGTTTCAGACGAGGAGTTTCTGAAG TGGAAATTTGCGCTCTTATCACTGGGAAGGCCAGATTATTTGCTGGACTCGGATGTTGTATCTAGCCGTTTCCAG AGAAGGGACGTGTATGGTGCTTGGAAGCAATATTTTGGGTTGGAGCAGCCTAACAATACTCCTAAAGAGCTTTGCTGCAAACTATAA
- the LOC108209073 gene encoding ubiquitin C-terminal hydrolase 13-like isoform X2, with the protein MSNAQEDSTSQCPATFSRFCLKCVNLLKSYTRLCLSTLVWQRKEMEDAYLRLKRIPQDHDTCSPLKIWSKAQNFGEPFSLVICEGETLAGVKMRIQKKLQVSDEEFLKWKFALLSLGRPDYLLDSDVVSSRFQRRDVYGAWKQYFGLEQPNNTPKELCCKL; encoded by the exons ATGTCAAAT GCTCAAGAGGATTCCACAAGCCAATGTCCTGCTACATTTAGTAGATTTTG TTTGAAATGTGTGAATTTGTTGAAATCATACACCAG GTTATGTTTGTCGACTTTGGTCTGGCAAAGGAAAGAAATGGAGGATGCCTATCTAAG GCTGAAGAGGATTCCACAAGATCATGACACCTGTTCACCTCTGAAGATATGGTCCAAG GCACAAAACTTCGGGGAACCATTTTCCTTGGTTATCTGTGAAGGTGAAACTTTAGCAGGCGTTAAAATGCGTATTCAAAAGAAATTGCAGGTTTCAGACGAGGAGTTTCTGAAG TGGAAATTTGCGCTCTTATCACTGGGAAGGCCAGATTATTTGCTGGACTCGGATGTTGTATCTAGCCGTTTCCAG AGAAGGGACGTGTATGGTGCTTGGAAGCAATATTTTGGGTTGGAGCAGCCTAACAATACTCCTAAAGAGCTTTGCTGCAAACTATAA